In one Desulfobaculum bizertense DSM 18034 genomic region, the following are encoded:
- a CDS encoding GntR family transcriptional regulator, translated as MKSFETKPFAVISDPFTLGATMNGIKKLTYSEQVVEYIKQAILNGELSPGDPIKEVELAEKLGISRAPIREAIQVLAHDGLIDSKPQKAKTIVALTAKQIKDSYFTGGVLEAAAVTEALPLYTEEDFSTLEKILQKMGHLAEAGDPDSELTELDNAFHGILFSKIDNELLIDLCRRSCQGISKFLLYRHWVKLFQPKMIYARHKMILDALKAGNPAQLEKIIRQHYIESGEQMARFGVDVAEEV; from the coding sequence ATGAAATCATTCGAAACAAAACCCTTTGCCGTTATTTCTGATCCTTTTACTCTGGGAGCCACTATGAACGGTATCAAAAAACTCACATACAGCGAGCAGGTCGTTGAATATATCAAACAGGCCATCCTCAATGGAGAATTATCTCCAGGCGACCCCATAAAGGAAGTCGAGCTTGCTGAAAAACTAGGAATCAGCAGAGCACCAATCCGAGAGGCCATACAGGTACTCGCCCATGATGGACTTATTGATTCCAAGCCACAAAAGGCAAAAACTATTGTGGCGCTAACTGCAAAGCAGATTAAAGACAGTTACTTTACGGGTGGCGTTCTGGAAGCCGCTGCTGTCACAGAAGCTCTCCCCCTCTATACAGAAGAGGACTTTTCTACTCTGGAAAAAATTCTCCAGAAAATGGGGCACCTCGCCGAGGCTGGGGACCCTGACAGTGAACTTACCGAGCTTGATAACGCCTTTCATGGCATCTTGTTCTCCAAAATCGATAATGAGCTGCTGATCGATCTGTGTCGACGCTCCTGCCAGGGAATCTCAAAATTTTTGCTCTATCGCCACTGGGTCAAGCTGTTCCAACCCAAGATGATTTACGCACGACATAAAATGATTCTTGACGCACTCAAGGCGGGAAACCCCGCTCAGCTCGAAAAAATCATCCGCCAGCACTATATTGAGTCGGGTGAACAAATGGCACGCTTTGGCGTTGATGTCGCAGAAGAAGTCTAA
- a CDS encoding Na+/H+ antiporter NhaC family protein — MEQDTTERRLELHGGIWGGLVPLFVLVGGLVWLSVEEMGGTKPFWACGWMAIVAGLFFAKDKKEYCNAAMRGIGDKTGIVIITAWLFAGVFGKLMVAGGLVDGLLWLGMTTGAQGSVFVVMVFAAAALFALGTGTSTGTCIALAPVLYPAGCFLGADPALLATAILSGAAFGDNLAPISDTTIVSAFTQGATMRDVVRSRFPLAMVAATFAIAIFLIFGGGGTLKPLPELQAQMNPSGALMLLALLVVVGSALSGRHIIESLIYGNITAGAIGVITGNLKLSAIFHIPEARGVSTGIIQNGINGVVGAIIFALLILAVTQILVESGIMARILRFAEKFIINSVRQAELSIIGVTILASIPISANAPAELLVGPSLVKPIGEKFNLAPARRANLMDCAVCTIFFILPWHIVVAAWYAAIVSAAEAFNLSVPSISAALLNPYSWALFATLVFSAVTGWNRAYAAPDEEVLVSEESCEA, encoded by the coding sequence ATGGAGCAGGATACCACCGAACGACGTCTAGAGCTGCATGGTGGGATATGGGGAGGCCTGGTGCCTCTGTTTGTCCTTGTGGGCGGACTGGTCTGGCTTTCTGTCGAGGAAATGGGCGGAACAAAACCGTTTTGGGCTTGCGGCTGGATGGCCATTGTTGCTGGCCTCTTTTTCGCAAAAGACAAAAAAGAATACTGTAACGCAGCAATGCGCGGCATTGGTGACAAGACGGGTATCGTCATCATCACTGCATGGCTTTTTGCTGGTGTATTCGGAAAACTGATGGTTGCAGGCGGGCTGGTTGATGGCCTGCTGTGGCTTGGAATGACGACAGGAGCGCAAGGCTCTGTCTTCGTTGTGATGGTTTTTGCAGCGGCGGCACTCTTTGCACTCGGCACAGGTACCAGCACAGGAACATGTATTGCGCTTGCTCCTGTTCTTTATCCGGCGGGCTGCTTTCTGGGAGCTGACCCTGCACTTTTGGCAACAGCCATTCTTTCTGGCGCGGCCTTTGGTGACAACCTCGCCCCGATTTCTGACACGACAATCGTTTCTGCCTTCACACAGGGCGCAACGATGCGCGACGTTGTGCGAAGCCGATTCCCGCTGGCAATGGTCGCTGCAACCTTTGCCATTGCTATTTTCCTGATTTTCGGTGGCGGCGGAACCTTGAAGCCTCTTCCCGAACTCCAGGCCCAGATGAATCCTTCTGGCGCTCTGATGCTGCTTGCACTTCTCGTGGTTGTCGGTTCTGCACTTTCTGGCCGACACATCATTGAATCGCTCATCTATGGTAACATTACCGCTGGTGCCATTGGAGTCATCACTGGTAACCTCAAGCTTTCGGCAATCTTCCACATTCCCGAAGCACGAGGCGTCTCTACCGGTATCATCCAGAATGGCATCAACGGCGTTGTTGGAGCCATCATCTTCGCCCTTCTTATTCTCGCAGTAACTCAAATACTGGTCGAAAGCGGGATTATGGCCCGGATTCTGCGCTTTGCAGAAAAATTCATTATCAACTCTGTGCGACAGGCAGAACTGTCCATCATTGGAGTGACAATCTTAGCCTCGATTCCCATCTCGGCTAACGCGCCCGCAGAGTTACTCGTCGGTCCAAGCTTGGTCAAGCCTATTGGCGAAAAATTTAACCTTGCCCCGGCACGACGTGCCAACCTTATGGATTGTGCTGTTTGCACCATCTTCTTCATTCTCCCTTGGCACATCGTCGTCGCAGCTTGGTATGCGGCAATTGTTTCCGCAGCGGAAGCATTCAACCTGAGTGTTCCGTCTATCTCCGCAGCGTTGCTGAACCCCTACTCATGGGCGTTGTTTGCAACATTGGTCTTCTCTGCCGTCACTGGCTGGAACCGCGCTTATGCGGCTCCAGACGAAGAAGTGCTCGTCTCAGAAGAAAGCTGCGAGGCCTAA